From Bacillota bacterium:
AGTCGGTCTCAACATTCACTTCAACAAGGACTCCAATTCTTCCGTCTCCATGGATATATGCATCCACAATACCTTCTGCAGCTATCCTTCCCGCCTTTTTTGCTGCAGATGCAAGTCCTTTTTCTCTTAAATATTCGATAGCCTTTTCCATATCTCCATTTGCCTCTACAAGAGCTCTTTTGCAGTCCATCATTCCAGCTCCTACTTTTTCACGAAGCTGTTTTACCATATCAGCAGTAATCATCAAAACTCCTCCAAACATAAATTTTTAGTAAATTCGTATAACTATTCTTCTATTGTAGCTACAAAGTTTACAGGTACTTCCTCTGTTTCTTCCTCTTCTTCAGATTCTTCATCAAAATCAAACATTTCTTCTACTTCGGTAAAACCTGAAAATTTTTCTTCAACTATTTCCAGAGTTTCCTCCTCATATTCCGCAGGGCCTTCCTCTACGGTTTGTACCTCTGTATTATCTGATGCAGGTGTCATCTGTTCACCCTGTTTGCCTTCAATTACTGCATCTGCCATTTTGCCGGCTATAAGTTTAATGGCCCTTATTGCATCGTCATTTCCAGGTATTACATAATCTATCTCATCAGGGTCACAATTTGTGTCTACAATTGCAACTATAGGTATTCCCAGTTTTCTAGCCTCTAATACGGCAATTCTTTCCTTTCTCGGGTCTACAATAAACACAGCTCCCGGCAGCCTTTTCATTTCTTTTATTCCACCCAGGTATTTCTCAAGCCTCTCCATTTCGCCTCTTAACTTTATTACTTCTTTTTTAGGTAAAACCTCAAATATCCCTTCCTGTTCCATTTCAATCAATTCGTTCAATCTGTCGACCCTGCCTCTTATGGTCTTAAAGTTGGTCAGCATTCCTCCCAGCCACCTGACATTTACGTAGAATTGCCCTGCCCTTTCAGCCTCTTCTTTAATAGAATCCTGGGCCTGCTTTTTTGTCCCTACGAAGAGAATATCTTCTCCATTCATAGCTGTTTCCCTTATAAATAAATAGGCCTCTTCTATCTTTTTTACAGTTTTTTGTAAGTCGATAATGTAAATACCGTTCCTCTCTGTAAAGATATACTCGGCCATTTTCGGGTTCCATCTTCTGGTCTGATGACCAAAGTGT
This genomic window contains:
- the rpsB gene encoding 30S ribosomal protein S2, with product MSIISMKQLLEAGVHFGHQTRRWNPKMAEYIFTERNGIYIIDLQKTVKKIEEAYLFIRETAMNGEDILFVGTKKQAQDSIKEEAERAGQFYVNVRWLGGMLTNFKTIRGRVDRLNELIEMEQEGIFEVLPKKEVIKLRGEMERLEKYLGGIKEMKRLPGAVFIVDPRKERIAVLEARKLGIPIVAIVDTNCDPDEIDYVIPGNDDAIRAIKLIAGKMADAVIEGKQGEQMTPASDNTEVQTVEEGPAEYEEETLEIVEEKFSGFTEVEEMFDFDEESEEEEETEEVPVNFVATIEE